A genomic stretch from Maniola hyperantus chromosome 22, iAphHyp1.2, whole genome shotgun sequence includes:
- the LOC117992872 gene encoding uncharacterized protein: MPSRVTSHARKTLAMSGTLDSRVNARAPRESRYSGAIAASSTTRVSVASGRIRFKMERDNFDTELFIDEIEKRVAIWDMESSDYSNRIIKRRNWEEIVEIFCEAGDSEEKKKTLGTLLQKKWKGLRDGFVREMKKKKTTPSGSGASSKAKYIYFERLMFLERSTRNKITESNINTASVEEQEFSGDGEDVMRPPRSQAKRKKKLNAADEEFISIIKTNLASGNQPQTSNQTESDDDKLFCLSLHKELLKVPEEHRLQTKIEIMKVLQAQQVLCLKPAAARSDYQPSSQYHYQTGMT; encoded by the exons ATGCCCTCGCGCGTTACCTCACACGCGCGTAAAACGCTTGCAATGAGCGGGACTCTCGACTCGCGCGTTAACGCGCGTGCGCCGCGCGAGTCGAGATACTCCGGCGCCATTGCTGCGTCCAGTACTACGCGCGTGTCCGTGGCGAGTGGACGTATTCGGTTCAAAATGGAGCGTGATAACTTTGACACAGAACTTTTTATCGACGAAATTGAGAAAAGGGTAGCTATATGGGATATGGAATCATCAGATTATTCTAATAGAATCATTAAACGTAGGAACTGGGAAGAAATAGTAGAAATTTTTTGTGAAGCTGGTGATTCCgaggagaaaaaaaaaactttag GTACTTTATTGCAGAAGAAGTGGAAAGGGTTGCGTGATGGCTTTGTAAGAgaaatgaagaagaagaaaaccaCACCGTCTGGATCAGGAGCCTCCAGCAAAgccaaatatatttattttgaacgtTTGATGTTCCTCGAAAGATCGACACGGAATAAAATAACTGAGAGCAACATCAACACCGCGTCTGTTGAAGAACAGGAGTTTTCGGGCGATGGGGAAGATGTAATGAGACCTCCACGTAGTCAGGCAAAAAGGAAGAAAAAACTAAATGCAGCCGACGAAGAATTTATTTCCatcataaaaacaaatttagCATCTGGAAATCAGCCACAGACATCAAACCAAACGGAGTCAGATGATGACAAACTATTTTGTTTGTCCTTACACAAAGAGCTTCTTAAAGTACCAGAGGAACACAGACTTCaaacaaaaattgaaataatgaaaGTACTTCAAGCTCAACAAGTACTGTGCCTTAAACCTGCAGCTGCTCGTTCCGACTACCAACCTTCGTCACAATATCATTACCAAACAGGAATGACTTAA
- the LOC138403935 gene encoding uncharacterized protein, with product MDSDKAVVLWLAYRRWRRRKRRESRRFNVHPILRDRMTHSMFITLYPKLREYSEKFFNYFRMSVTSFDDLLEIIKEDLTPCQNYVVRDTVSAEEKLVITLRYLATGCYFADLHYAYRLGKSTVIEIVQKTCYVIWNKLQNIVMREPTKAEWEEISKQFQKYTNFPNCIGAIDGKHIRIIKPNNSGSLFYNYKSYFSTVLLAVCDANYCFIAVDIGAYGKSNDSTIFKDSILYKKLVEKTLNIPDPRPISQTDTTPLPHVIVGDEAFSLSENIMRPYCGKSLTTKKRIFNYRLSRTRRYIECCFGI from the exons ATGGACTCGGATAAAGCGGTTGTGTTGTGGCTTGCATACCGTCGATGGAGACGTCGTAAACGAAGAGAAAGTCGACGATTTAACGTGCATCCCATTCTACGTGACAGAATGACGCATAGTATGTTTATAACTTTATACCCAAAACTCAGAGAATATAGTGAAAAGTTTTTCAACTACTTTCGGATGTCAGTAACATCGTTTGATGATTTACTAGAAATTATCAAAGAAGATTTGACTCCTTGTCAAAATTATGTGGTACGGGATACTGTTTCTGCAGAAGAAAAACTCGTGATTACTTTgag ATATTTGGCTACAGGATGTTATTTTGCGGACCTGCATTATGCCTACAGATTAGGAAAGTCTACAGTTATCGAAATAGTACAGAAAACCTGTTACGTCATATGGAACAAACTGCAAAATATAGTAATGAGAGAACCAACGAAAGCTGAATGGGAAGAAATTTcgaaacaatttcaaaaatacacAAATTTTCCAAATTGCATCGGCGCCATTGACGGCAAGCATATCCGTATTATAAAACCTAACAATTCTGGATCTCTTTTTTATAACTATAAGAGTTATTTTTCAACTGTTTTGTTGGCCGTATGCGATgcaaattattgttttattgcaGTGGACATAGGCGCGTATGGAAAAAGTAATGACTCCACAATTTTTAAAGActctattttatataaaaaacttgtcgagaaaactttaaatatccCAGATCCAAGGCCAATATCGCAAACAGATACAACCCCCTTACCTCATGTCATAGTAGGAGATGAGGCGTTTAGTCTGTCTGAAAATATAATGCGCCCTTATTGCGGTAAATCTCTAACaaccaaaaaaagaattttcaactaTCGCTTATCCAGGACCCGGCGCTACATTGAATGTTGCTTTGGCATCTAG